Within Topomyia yanbarensis strain Yona2022 chromosome 2, ASM3024719v1, whole genome shotgun sequence, the genomic segment AAATAAACTTTGCGTTTGCGTCCAAAAACCGTCGTGGACTATTGGTCAGAATACTTTCAAAGCTGTTGCTGATCAAAATAATGTTGCTAAGTAAATCTAATTGCCAATTTTTCCAAAGTAGATTATTACTAATTTGTTTTGGACAATGTGGCAAATAGAACAAGGTTTTCCGATCCGCTAGATATTTTCCTTCGAGGTTTTCAGTCAAAACAATTCCTTCCAAGTCCTGCAGAATCTTCACTTCATCACGATTAAAAATCGGGTCATAAAATTGGATCTCCCCTTTAAAGTTGATCTTTTCCTGTAGACAACGAATGAACGCCAGTTGATGACGAGATATTGCACACTCTGATAGTCTTCCAAGACCGAGACAAACAATTGCTTCAATCTGTGCTTGTTCTAGAAAAGGGAAGATCTTTTCCGTTGCGTCAGTGAAGAACGTCGACAATCTCAAATCGCACTCTGTTTCTGCGTATCGTCTAGAATGATGTTTATATAACCGCAAAAGCATATTAAAATCGATCAATATATTTTATGCAAAAATCCTTACCTGAGAAATGGTTTTATGTTCACATAGCCTGAGTCAGCAGATAATTCTCTAGTTGCATATGCTGAACTAAAATCTGCCGAACGAGCTTGCAGATTTTTTTGTCCtctccgattttttttctttgaacaTACCTGAATAAATCCGTCGAAACTCTGTACTGCAGAGCTGTTTTCTTCTGACATATTTATATAGTTTTTACACGCTCGTTCGCAACTCAATACATACCAATTTCCGTTACTCATGTAGGGTTAACATTAGTGCTGGTTGCCATCTACTGGTACCATCATATTGGCAACCAGTACGATaccacccggtcaaaccattcggaatttgattcggaatcctgaatggagtcagtatggattccaaatcaaatgcaacaaccgattctgagtcggaatcggttgttgcatttgatttggaatccacacgcagaaaaaaatagcatattaaatatgctatttttttctgcgtgtggattccaaatcaaatgcaacaacaaattttaaaacaaaaatatgtgttattgaatccaatcatttattgtttatacctttaacaaacaaacttattggtttgaaaatatttttttattagaacaacaacaattttttgctttcaataaatacatttttagtatcaataattttcttttaatctcaataaaataattattgaaaaacggaacaataattttgttttattgaaacaataaataaattttattgaattcactaaataattttattgtctcccgaccaataatttaatttattgaatttaatgcctaattttattgaacctacaaatcttttttctgcgtggcataatgactccattcagaaatccgaaccggtccggaatgagtttaactgcccactgagacgtccaaaaaattgtttcaaaatcgttcaacacgggtccaacgatggacgttcgttgaacggttatttgtacgttgtccaaattggtccaacgaacgtccttcattggacgattttgaaaccaaccgttcttagagggtgggCAGCATAATGTAAACTTATGCCATCTGCTGgtacccagtgagcaaattttgtggcagagaccgctctgctagatttctgtaagtcttggtttggcagccctgtcaaatttttgcgcgtatcctgtcgggttagttgagctagggcgaactcggtttcgcttgcgttttctggcaaattttgacaggaaccgagcaaaaccctgacataactcggacataaactgtgcaaagatcctggcaattcctacctggtagaatttagcacgaatcgagcaaaacatctgacaaagatgtggcaggaagcgtgcagagatcttggccgtacatttctgactggattctggataaaaatCAGCAGCATCAGTTgatttaaccgcttctgtcagaaacggttgttgcatttgagcgaattcgttgccagaatttccgcacaaatcgcgcaaaatgctcgcagaaactctgccagcatcaatttcgctttgctcaaccccagtaaagttcagccggaaatgaactggaattctggctggttccagttcgtattccggctccagtgcaacaaccgattctaactagaatcggttgtgtcactggagccggaatacgaactggaaccagccagaattccggttcatttccggctgagcttaactgggacttttgctaactttatacttgccacgctgaccgggtacCAGCTGCTAACAAGCGTTGACATTATGCTGGTAGCATGCTGGTTGTCAGCATGCTGACACCAGCAGATGGCAACCAGCACTAATGTAAACTGGGCATCAGATGAGCAATGAGtattcccagtaaagttcagccggaactgaattggaattctggctgcttccaattcgtattccggctccagtgacacaaccacCCAGGtcaactcattccggaaccggttcggatttctgaaagGAGTCCCGGATTTCTGAATGACTCCCGGTCAGcggttaaatttaaaatatattgagTCTTGATTCGAAGCAGTTAACATAttgaatttcacgacaaatgatgccctatcagaaaaaatgaatacatgtttCCCGGTTCTCCCGCAGGGTAATTTTTAATTGACATAACCCGATCAGCGTGGCAAGCataaagttagcaaaagttgagcaaagcgaaattgatgctggcagagtttctgcgagcattttgcgcgatttgtgcgagaattctggcaacgaattcgctcaaatgcagcaaccgtttctgacagaagcggttaaaccagccgatgctgctcacttttatccagaacccagtcagaaatgtacggcctagatctctgcacgcttcctgccacatctttgtcagttgttttgctcgattcgtacTAAATTCTActaggtaggaattgccaggatctttgtcTAGTCTGGTCTAGTCTAAACACatccaggtaggaattgccaggatctttgcacagtttatatccgagttatgccagtgtttagctcggttcctgtcaatacagaaatctagcagagcggtctctgccagaaaatttgctcactgggaaacaccatccaatgtacatagttttttttcattttgggtgtctTGATAGgacagatgtaaacaaccgcagttttcctaagtatggttgtctatgtttacataatatttatttaaaaaaaaaaacaaaaaaatcgtttttacatATCACaacgcattttttttaaatgatcttatatctaaaatttatcgaatgaaacggaaaaccacagagaacagacatccatgatcgaacaaaaatatttaaaaaacgtgtgtaaacatttgaattaatatagaTAAACACTAGCACCGCCACACAAGGGGCGTGACACttccaataaattataaaatgttataaaattataatgtttTTGTAGAATTATAGAGcaacattataattttatatCCTTTATAAGCATATACAATCAAGAATTTTCGAACTTGCTTTCGCACATGTTCTCAGTGTGCGGTGAATTTATGAGtcgtcattttttattgttgacaATGTCGATCATACAGGCAATTCAACCAATCTCAAAACTATTAAATTATTGCGACAACATCCGCTGCTTTAGAACAAGGTAGTTCCAGTTTAAACGGGGAAATTAATGAG encodes:
- the LOC131683471 gene encoding SRR1-like protein, translating into MSEENSSAVQSFDGFIQVCSKKKNRRGQKNLQARSADFSSAYATRELSADSGYVNIKPFLRRYAETECDLRLSTFFTDATEKIFPFLEQAQIEAIVCLGLGRLSECAISRHQLAFIRCLQEKINFKGEIQFYDPIFNRDEVKILQDLEGIVLTENLEGKYLADRKTLFYLPHCPKQISNNLLWKNWQLDLLSNIILISNSFESILTNSPRRFLDANAKFILEIAKYCVEIRFPVNYKYTDIFNDISLHCFDIAALKGVHSDFWKSVEPHYNVDTLELITREIQQNLKVTNDDIHS